The Anolis carolinensis isolate JA03-04 chromosome 1, rAnoCar3.1.pri, whole genome shotgun sequence genome window below encodes:
- the fancf gene encoding Fanconi anemia group F protein: protein MVGVEVQNTWRAQVYPCLVQYVQWQNKTVSLVWHFHRPIAAQRKAPFRLVQHVNKEAGFPLAQTPGAKERGRKSGVVMEALLSQAEQLPGLVAASRSPAVRSWDPATVSRALGWARAFRHLHRHLRDAGPGLREAAERSLRRRGLHGGLGQLGRSPSLLSFALLENRALPSPARGRLLRILLLPSGGGEEELLLPLSARRKAAAQLLPACEGPADRAQAQLLLSRLREEEEGSGLAFLDRLPCGPALYKAVASALLEPGGESEAQAVLLPWLLRRGGGARLEAFCRLLPAARLASLCARHPGLLGPYFGLLAAWGGRLAHDPLLGEWRSTHPEVTWSELRERIRLLSQEPEPLASAIREHIRKLKGQDGDFEAPGLSVWTDLLIDLERPDVEKPGRDHSQFVTETWSERDLSSP, encoded by the coding sequence atggtgggagttgaagtccaaaacacctggagggcccaagtttacccatgcctggtacaGTATGTACAATGGCAAAACAAAACGGTGTCCCTTGTATGGCATTTCCACCGTCCAATAGCAGCGCAAAGGAAAGCACCTTTCCGATTGGTTCAACATGTAAACAAGGAGGCGGGCTTCCCGCTGGCTCAAACGCCTGGCGCCAAAGAGAGAGGCAGGAAGAGCGGCGTTGTCatggaggcgctcctctcgcagGCCGAGCAGCTGCCGGGCCTTGTGGCGGCCTCTCGCTCGCCGGCGGTGCGGAGCTGGGACCCGGCGACGGTGAGTCGAGCGCTGGGCTGGGCCCGCGCCTTCCGTCACTTACACAGGCACCTCAGGGACGCCGGGCCGGGCCTTCGGGAGGCCGCGGAGCGAAGCCTGAGACGGCGAGGCCTGCATGGAGGGCTGGGCCAGTTGGGGCGCAGCCCTTCGCTGCTCTCCTTCGCGCTGCTGGAGAATCGAGCGCTTCCCTCGCCTGCCCGCGGGCGCCTCTTGCGCATCCTCTTGCTCCCCTCCGGCGGGGGCGAGGAAGAGCTCCTCCTGCCCCTTTCGGCCCGGCGCAAGGCCGCCGCGCAGCTCCTTCCCGCATGTGAAGGCCCAGCGGACAGGGCCCAGGCCCAGCTGCTGCTATCTCGcttgagggaggaggaggagggaagcggCCTCGCCTTCCTGGACCGGCTTCCCTGCGGCCCCGCGCTGTACAAGGCCGTGGCTTCGGCCCTGCTTGAGCCCGGCGGGGAAAGCGAAGCTCAGGCCGTGCTGCTCCCTTGGCTGCTCCGGcgaggaggcggggcccgcctgGAGGCCTTCTGTCGCCTCTTGCCGGCCGCTCGCCTGGCCTCGCTTTGCGCCCGCCACCCGGGACTGCTAGGCCCCTACTTCGGTCTCTTGGCCGCTTGGGGAGGCCGCCTCGCCCACGACCCCCTCCTCGGGGAATGGAGGAGCACCCACCCCGAAGTCACTTGGAGTGAATTAAGGGAGCGCATCCGCCTCCTCTCCCAGGAACCGGAGCCTCTCGCCAGCGCCATTCGGGAGCACATAAGGAAGCTGAAAGGCCAAGATGGGGACTTCGAAGCGCCGGGGTTGAGCGTTTGGACTGATCTCTTAATAGATTTGGAGAGGCCTGACGTGGAGAAGCCCGGAAGAGATCACTCCCAATTTGTTACGGAGACCTGGAGCGAAAGAGATCTCTCATCCCCCTGA